A genomic region of Sphingobium sp. HWE2-09 contains the following coding sequences:
- a CDS encoding MerR family transcriptional regulator, whose amino-acid sequence MDNRSSIAGIELPDHSERQSYSITDLSEEFGVTARALRFYEDEGLISPERQGLARIYSRRDRARLAWILRGKRVGFSLTDIREMIDLYDADEEHEEQRRVTMGKCKARIDLLTRQKEDIDAAIAELDAFVATIAQR is encoded by the coding sequence ATGGACAATCGCAGCAGCATCGCGGGCATCGAACTGCCCGACCATAGCGAACGGCAAAGCTACAGCATTACCGACCTCAGCGAAGAGTTCGGCGTCACGGCGCGCGCGTTGCGCTTTTATGAGGATGAGGGGCTGATCTCGCCGGAACGGCAGGGGCTGGCCCGCATCTATTCGCGGCGCGACCGCGCCCGGCTTGCCTGGATTCTGCGCGGCAAGCGGGTCGGGTTCAGCCTGACCGACATTCGCGAGATGATCGACCTTTATGATGCCGACGAAGAGCATGAAGAACAGCGGCGCGTCACCATGGGCAAGTGCAAGGCGCGGATCGACCTGCTGACCCGGCAGAAGGAAGATATCGACGCCGCCATCGCCGAACTGGACGCCTTCGTCGCGACCATCGCTCAACGCTAA
- a CDS encoding DUF2946 family protein — MMGAIRQSEGARGLLAALALFVLAIQLIAPSGFMPVRTQSGVVVTLCTGQGAINVVVPRGQAPEKGDHRPDDGMAGQQHCPFAASMQPVVPPLVAADLPLPAWQLAFGAIAFALKTGVIARLAAPPPPSSGPPATF; from the coding sequence ATGATGGGGGCGATCAGACAGTCTGAAGGCGCACGTGGCCTATTGGCCGCGCTGGCGCTGTTCGTCCTTGCCATCCAACTGATCGCGCCATCCGGCTTCATGCCGGTGCGCACGCAAAGCGGTGTCGTGGTGACGCTGTGCACCGGGCAGGGCGCGATCAATGTCGTCGTGCCGCGCGGCCAGGCGCCGGAGAAGGGCGACCATCGCCCGGATGACGGCATGGCGGGGCAACAACATTGCCCCTTCGCCGCCTCGATGCAGCCCGTCGTGCCGCCGCTGGTCGCTGCCGATCTGCCGCTGCCCGCCTGGCAACTGGCTTTCGGGGCGATCGCGTTCGCGCTCAAGACAGGCGTCATCGCCCGACTGGCCGCCCCGCCGCCGCCCTCGTCAGGACCACCCGCGACTTTCTGA